The sequence TTTCTCCCAACAATCGGCCCGATCGTATACATCATCGTCGAAGTCCTGCCCGAGTTGCGTTCCGGCCCCGCCAGCCGCGCTTCTTCAGGCTGGCTCGCCAATAGGAAACGAATCAAGTACCTGGAAGCGGTCGTGCTCGACAACCCGTCGGCCGGCAACTACGAGGAACTCGCTGACCTCTACCTCCAGGACGAAAACTACGCGCGCGCCCGCGAGTGCTTCGACCGCGCCATCTCCTCCCGCACCGATCTGCCCGATCCCTTCTACGGCCGCGCGCTGTGTTCCCTCGTCTTGAGTGACATTGCGCGAGCCACTCCCGACCTGGAAAAGGCCGTCGCCATGAATCGCAAGCACGACTACGGGCGCGCCTTGGGGCTGCTCGCGTTTTGCTATGCGCAGACCGGCAAGGCGGAAGCGGCGGAAACGCTGTTCCGCGAAGCCCTGGCCACCTCGACGCTGTCGGAAACGCAATTTCGCTTCGCCGAGTTCCTGGCTGCGCAGGGCAAAACCGATGAGGCGCGCGACTGGGCGCAGCGCGTCGTCAACAAGCGCGCCGCCCTTTCCGGCCCGCTCCGCCGCGCCGATACGCGCTGGATTCGCCAGTCCGAATCGCTGCTCAAACAACTCGGCGGGTAGCGCGCCGCGCTCCCCAAAACCGCCGACTCTTAGTCCCGAAGCTCGGTGAGTTCGGGCGGCGGCCATCGACCGCCGGCCATCGACTGTTTACAATGACCACGTGGGGTTCAGTGAGCAATACGACGTAGTGGTGGTCGGCGCCGGGCACGCCGGATGCGAGGCCGCCATGGCTGCCGCGCGCATGGGCTTGAAGACCGCACTGTTCACGCTTAACCTCGACCTGATCGCGCAGATGTCCTGCAACCCGGCAGTGGGCGGCATTGCCAAGGGCCACCTGGTGCGCGAAGTCGACGCGCTGGGCGGCATCATGGGCGAGGTCACCGACGCGGTCGGCATCCAGTTCCGCCTGCTCAACACCTCCCGCGGCCCGGCCGTCTGGTCGCCGCGCGCGCAGTGCGACAAACAGCAGTACCGCCTGAAGATGCGCCAGGTATTGGAGTCACAGGAGAACCTGAAAATCAAACAGGCGGAAGTGGCCGATTTGATGGTCGACGAGGACGGCCATCGACCATCGACAGTCGACCGTCGACGCATTGTGCGCGGGATTGCCCTTCGCGATGGACGGACCATCGCCGCCCAAGCCGTCATTATCACCACCGGCACCTTTCTCAACGGCCTCATCCACTGCGGCGAGCAACAGATTCCCGCCGGACGCAGCGGCGAACCGCCCTCCGTTCTGCTCGGCGAAAACATCAAGAAGCTCGGCCTGCGCGGCTGCCGCCTGAAGACCGGCACGCCCCCGCGTCTCGACGGACGGACCATTGACTGGACGCGCTTCCAGATGCAGCCTGGCGATGCCGACCCCACGCCTTTCAGCTTCCGTACTCGCCGCGTCGCCCACGCCGACCGCCAGGTGCCCTGCTACATCGCGTTCACGACCGAGGAGACACACCGCGTCATCCGCGAAAACGTGCACCGCTCGCCCATGTACACCGGCCAGATCAAATCTATCGGACCACGATACTGTCCTTCGATTGAGGACAAGATCGTCAAGTTTTCCGACAAGCCGACGCACCAGTTGTTCCTCGAGCCTGAGGGGCTGAACACGCACGAGATCTACGTCAATGGCATGTCCACCTCGCTCCCCTACGAAGTGCAGG is a genomic window of Terriglobia bacterium containing:
- a CDS encoding tetratricopeptide repeat protein, with translation MWTIYAIVPLLLTVFALVHFFKRGSGNYLWVFLIIFLPTIGPIVYIIVEVLPELRSGPASRASSGWLANRKRIKYLEAVVLDNPSAGNYEELADLYLQDENYARARECFDRAISSRTDLPDPFYGRALCSLVLSDIARATPDLEKAVAMNRKHDYGRALGLLAFCYAQTGKAEAAETLFREALATSTLSETQFRFAEFLAAQGKTDEARDWAQRVVNKRAALSGPLRRADTRWIRQSESLLKQLGG